One Halarcobacter ebronensis genomic window carries:
- a CDS encoding 2-oxoglutarate ferredoxin oxidoreductase subunit beta, which produces MAFNYDEYLRTNKMPTLWCWGCGDGVILKALIRAIDKLGWNMDDVCVVSGIGCSGRFSSYINCNTIHTTHGRAIAYATGVKMANPDKKVICITGDGDGLAIGGNHTIHGCRRNIDINHIVINNFIYGLTNSQTSPTTPQGMWTVTMKRGNIDPTFNACELAAAAGASFVARETMLDPKKLEKVFVKGLEHKGYSFFDIFSNCHVNLGRKNKMNSAMANLEWIDSITVPKTKYDKMEESEKKGLFPTGVLKEDTEAREYTDMYAKVKEAHQNKTMVQF; this is translated from the coding sequence ATGGCTTTTAATTATGATGAATATTTAAGAACAAACAAAATGCCTACACTTTGGTGTTGGGGATGTGGTGACGGAGTTATCTTAAAAGCACTAATTAGAGCTATTGATAAACTTGGTTGGAATATGGATGATGTTTGTGTAGTATCTGGTATTGGATGCTCTGGAAGATTCTCTTCATATATCAATTGTAATACAATCCATACAACTCATGGTAGAGCAATTGCCTATGCAACTGGTGTAAAAATGGCAAATCCAGATAAAAAAGTTATCTGTATTACAGGAGATGGAGATGGCTTGGCAATTGGAGGAAACCATACTATTCATGGATGTAGAAGAAATATTGATATAAATCATATTGTGATTAATAACTTCATTTATGGTCTTACAAACTCTCAAACTTCACCAACAACTCCACAAGGGATGTGGACAGTTACTATGAAAAGAGGAAATATTGATCCTACTTTTAATGCTTGTGAATTAGCAGCTGCTGCTGGAGCTTCTTTTGTAGCAAGAGAGACTATGTTGGATCCAAAAAAATTAGAGAAAGTTTTTGTAAAAGGATTAGAACATAAAGGATACTCATTTTTTGATATTTTCTCAAACTGCCATGTAAATCTTGGTAGAAAAAATAAGATGAATTCAGCTATGGCAAACTTAGAGTGGATTGACTCAATTACAGTACCAAAAACTAAATATGACAAAATGGAAGAGAGTGAGAAAAAAGGACTTTTTCCTACAGGAGTATTAAAAGAAGATACTGAAGCAAGGGAGTATACTGATATGTATGCAAAAGTTAAAGAAGCTCACCAAAATAAAACAATGGTACAATTTTAA
- a CDS encoding 2-oxoacid:acceptor oxidoreductase family protein — translation MARTLMRFTGVGGQGVLLAGSIFAAAKIKAGGYGLKTATYTSQVRGGATVVDITLEDDPILYPYANDGEIDFMLSVAQVSYDQFKKGVKPGGTIVIEPNLVTPTDEDKKTWNIYEIPIITIAKEEVGNVITQSVLALSIANYMTGHTVDDEILRAAMLSKVPEKVHDINNKAFDLGIEYAKKAVA, via the coding sequence ATGGCTAGAACATTAATGAGATTTACAGGTGTTGGTGGACAAGGTGTACTTCTTGCAGGCTCTATTTTTGCAGCTGCTAAAATAAAAGCTGGAGGGTATGGACTTAAAACTGCAACTTATACTTCACAAGTAAGAGGTGGAGCAACTGTTGTTGATATTACTTTAGAGGATGATCCAATTTTATATCCATACGCAAATGATGGTGAGATTGATTTTATGCTCTCTGTTGCACAAGTTTCATATGACCAATTTAAAAAAGGGGTTAAACCAGGAGGAACAATTGTTATTGAACCAAATTTAGTAACTCCTACAGATGAAGATAAAAAAACATGGAATATCTATGAGATTCCAATTATTACAATAGCTAAAGAGGAAGTTGGAAATGTTATCACTCAATCTGTACTTGCTCTGTCTATTGCAAACTATATGACAGGACATACTGTTGATGATGAAATTTTAAGAGCTGCAATGCTTTCAAAAGTACCTGAAAAAGTTCATGATATAAACAATAAAGCTTTTGATTTGGGTATAGAGTACGCTAAAAAAGCTGTTGCTTAA
- a CDS encoding HD domain-containing protein: protein MFTQEKYLKALNFAAKVHGEQKTPNGLPYLTHLCCVAMEIIHACEESKLEQKKSDIAIAVALLHDTTEDTNTTYDELYSEFGAEIAEGVDALTKDKTLPSKKEQMQDSINRLLMQPYEIQMVKLADRITNLQRPPEHWDGLKILNYHKEAKFIHSCLKNSNLYLSKRLEEKIGNYIVYIK, encoded by the coding sequence ATGTTTACCCAAGAAAAATACCTAAAAGCACTAAATTTTGCAGCAAAAGTTCATGGTGAACAAAAGACGCCAAATGGTTTGCCATATCTTACTCACCTTTGTTGTGTTGCCATGGAAATAATACACGCTTGTGAAGAGTCAAAACTTGAACAAAAAAAGAGTGATATAGCAATAGCAGTAGCTCTTTTGCATGATACTACCGAAGATACAAATACAACATACGATGAACTTTATAGTGAGTTTGGAGCTGAAATTGCTGAAGGAGTTGATGCTTTAACAAAAGATAAAACTCTTCCAAGTAAAAAAGAGCAGATGCAAGATAGTATAAATAGACTTTTAATGCAACCCTATGAGATACAAATGGTAAAACTAGCAGATAGAATTACAAACCTACAAAGGCCACCTGAACATTGGGATGGTTTAAAAATACTTAATTATCACAAAGAGGCAAAGTTTATCCATTCATGCCTAAAAAATTCTAATTTGTATTTATCAAAAAGATTAGAAGAGAAAATAGGTAATTATATAGTTTATATAAAATAG
- a CDS encoding 3'-5' exonuclease, whose translation MKSKKIPSFSSKLITKLKKEPILFNDFLEEISKNGERFFDSPELEFELLITNGLPLEIEEDRVYLKTSKTLIDEQTFCIVDIETNGSNVNKGHQIIEIGAVKYKNGKIIDSFESLVYAKNIPENIQEITNITPKMLENAPVIEKVLKEFKLFLEDDVFVAHDIKFDYNFISSSFNKYDLGKLENRKLCTIDLARRTIKAEKYGLSFLKELLNIDIKNHHRAYSDALSTTYILQESLKSLDESVKTVEDLIDFSKNAKPVMPKLEVNTGAKKESKEEETN comes from the coding sequence ATGAAATCTAAGAAAATTCCCTCTTTCTCATCAAAACTCATAACTAAACTAAAAAAAGAGCCAATACTATTTAATGATTTTTTGGAAGAAATTTCAAAAAATGGTGAGAGATTTTTTGACTCTCCTGAGTTAGAGTTTGAACTTCTAATTACAAATGGATTGCCTTTGGAAATTGAAGAGGACAGAGTCTATTTAAAAACTTCAAAGACTCTGATTGATGAACAGACTTTTTGTATTGTTGATATAGAGACAAATGGTTCAAATGTTAATAAAGGTCATCAAATAATTGAAATTGGGGCTGTAAAATATAAAAATGGTAAGATTATAGATAGTTTTGAATCCCTAGTTTATGCAAAAAATATCCCTGAAAATATTCAAGAAATAACAAATATAACACCTAAGATGTTGGAAAATGCACCTGTTATTGAGAAAGTTTTAAAAGAGTTTAAACTCTTTTTAGAAGATGATGTTTTTGTTGCCCATGATATAAAATTTGACTATAACTTTATCTCAAGTTCCTTTAACAAATATGATTTAGGAAAACTTGAAAATAGAAAACTCTGTACAATAGATTTAGCAAGACGAACAATAAAAGCAGAAAAGTATGGTTTAAGTTTTTTAAAAGAGCTTTTAAATATAGATATAAAAAACCATCATAGAGCCTATAGTGATGCTTTAAGTACCACATATATTTTACAAGAATCTCTTAAATCTTTAGATGAAAGTGTTAAAACAGTAGAAGATTTGATAGATTTTTCTAAAAATGCAAAACCTGTTATGCCTAAATTAGAGGTAAATACTGGAGCAAAAAAAGAGAGTAAAGAGGAGGAGACAAACTAA
- a CDS encoding phosphoribosylanthranilate isomerase has product MRVKICGITNLEDALNAIEAGADALGFVFYEKSPRYITPNEARKIVETLPPFIQTVGLFVNENSSTINYICKKALMQLAQIIDDNSYTDFTLLEIKALKVIRAETKEDILNSLDNYYLVDAFVESFGGAGKRVALEWFKDLDCSKFILAGGLSEDNLLELKGFNFYGVDVSSAVEISKGKKDKQKMFNFVKAANEI; this is encoded by the coding sequence ATGAGAGTTAAAATTTGTGGAATTACAAATCTTGAAGATGCACTAAATGCAATAGAAGCTGGTGCAGATGCTTTAGGTTTTGTATTCTATGAAAAAAGCCCAAGATATATAACTCCCAATGAAGCTAGAAAAATTGTAGAGACTCTTCCCCCTTTTATACAAACAGTTGGACTTTTTGTAAATGAAAACTCATCTACAATAAATTATATTTGTAAAAAAGCTTTAATGCAACTTGCACAAATTATTGATGATAACAGTTATACTGATTTTACCCTGCTTGAAATAAAAGCCTTAAAAGTTATTCGTGCAGAAACAAAAGAGGATATTTTGAACTCTTTAGATAATTATTATTTAGTTGATGCTTTTGTAGAAAGTTTTGGTGGTGCAGGAAAAAGAGTTGCATTGGAGTGGTTTAAAGATTTAGATTGTTCAAAATTTATCCTTGCAGGAGGATTAAGTGAAGATAATCTTTTAGAACTAAAAGGTTTTAATTTTTATGGGGTGGATGTAAGTTCAGCGGTTGAAATTAGCAAGGGAAAAAAAGATAAACAAAAAATGTTTAACTTTGTAAAAGCTGCCAATGAAATCTAA
- the rpe gene encoding ribulose-phosphate 3-epimerase — protein MLVAPSILSADFGKLNEEIKAICDGGCDLIHVDVMDGHFVPNMTLGPVVVAPVAKAATKPLDVHLMVENNTFFVELFAPLKPMYISFHIESEKHPHRLIQKIRDYGIRPAIVLNPHTAPEAIEYLLEDLDMVLLMSVNPGFGGQKFITNVIEKASKLKELIEKRNPSCLIQVDGGVNDKNILELKQAGVDVVVAGSYVFGNEDYSKAIKSLQV, from the coding sequence ATGTTAGTAGCGCCTTCGATATTATCAGCAGATTTTGGAAAGTTAAATGAGGAGATAAAAGCTATTTGCGATGGTGGATGTGATTTAATCCACGTAGATGTTATGGATGGACATTTTGTTCCAAATATGACATTAGGTCCAGTAGTAGTAGCTCCAGTTGCAAAGGCTGCAACAAAACCATTGGATGTACACTTAATGGTTGAAAACAATACTTTTTTTGTGGAGCTTTTTGCCCCTTTGAAACCAATGTATATCTCTTTTCATATAGAGAGTGAGAAACATCCCCACAGACTTATTCAAAAAATAAGAGATTATGGAATTAGACCAGCTATTGTTTTAAATCCACATACAGCTCCAGAGGCTATTGAGTATCTTTTAGAAGATTTGGATATGGTTCTTTTAATGTCAGTAAATCCAGGTTTTGGTGGACAAAAATTTATTACAAATGTTATTGAAAAAGCTAGTAAATTAAAAGAGCTAATAGAGAAAAGAAACCCTTCATGTCTAATCCAAGTAGACGGAGGAGTAAATGATAAAAACATTCTTGAACTAAAACAAGCAGGTGTTGATGTTGTTGTGGCTGGTTCTTATGTTTTTGGAAATGAAGATTACTCTAAAGCTATAAAATCGCTACAGGTTTAA
- a CDS encoding phospholipase A: MKFIKKLIILSIFSSLLSAQTLDELYEKASKLESQNRYKEAMEIYKEIALKQKENSRIYYDENKEIAQEVANNTLDKIEDKETRSTIEQILASSFDLYPYEENYLLPFSYDNKKKSDRKSTEVKFQISVKKPILTNFFKMNETINFGYTQTSWWQLYDDSSPFRETNYRPEIFVEVPYGKRDETSLKGFKFGLLHESNGLAGADSRSWNRIYLTSYFQMGNLFLAPRVWYKLPESEAEDDNPDIQKYLGYGDITLLFPYKDQTFKLLLRNNLRTNGDNKGFTQFDWTFPFFGSKTTFGYVQLSNGYGDSLIDYNKEINRFSFGISLSR, from the coding sequence ATGAAATTTATTAAAAAACTAATAATATTATCTATATTTTCATCACTTTTATCTGCTCAAACTTTAGATGAATTGTATGAAAAAGCCTCAAAACTTGAATCCCAAAACAGATATAAAGAGGCAATGGAAATCTACAAAGAGATTGCTCTAAAACAGAAAGAGAACAGTAGAATATATTATGATGAGAACAAAGAAATTGCACAAGAAGTTGCAAACAATACCTTAGATAAAATAGAGGATAAAGAGACAAGATCAACAATTGAACAAATCCTTGCTAGCTCTTTTGATTTATACCCTTATGAAGAGAACTATCTTCTTCCTTTCTCTTATGACAATAAAAAGAAAAGTGATAGAAAAAGTACAGAAGTTAAATTTCAAATCAGTGTAAAAAAACCTATATTAACAAACTTCTTTAAAATGAATGAGACAATCAACTTTGGATATACACAAACTTCTTGGTGGCAACTATATGATGATTCTTCTCCATTTAGGGAGACAAATTATAGACCTGAAATCTTTGTTGAAGTTCCTTATGGGAAAAGAGATGAAACCTCTTTAAAAGGTTTTAAATTTGGTCTTTTACATGAATCAAATGGTTTAGCAGGTGCTGATTCTAGATCTTGGAATAGAATATATCTAACAAGTTATTTTCAAATGGGTAACTTATTCTTAGCTCCTAGAGTTTGGTATAAACTTCCAGAGAGTGAAGCAGAAGATGATAATCCAGATATTCAAAAATATTTAGGGTATGGGGATATTACTCTTCTTTTCCCATATAAAGACCAAACTTTCAAACTTCTTCTTAGAAATAATCTTAGAACAAATGGAGACAATAAAGGTTTTACTCAATTTGATTGGACTTTTCCATTTTTTGGTTCTAAAACAACTTTTGGATATGTTCAGCTCTCAAATGGATATGGAGATAGTTTGATTGATTATAATAAAGAGATAAATAGATTTAGTTTTGGGATATCTCTATCTAGATAA
- a CDS encoding nucleotidyltransferase family protein, which translates to MEKYKSLAVLILAAGSSNRLGEPKQLLKHEGSSLLELSVKNALNLTKNVFVVLGHKKKECKEEIKKYSVNTVFNRDYEFGMGTSISFGIKHTKDFDNTLIMLCDQPFIPLEHFKALIEKADSKNIICSLYEHNSKKSVPALFPKEYYEKLEKLDKDFGAKFLLKDNKTIDVLLKESFTVDIDTKEDVNKFLNL; encoded by the coding sequence ATGGAAAAATATAAATCTCTAGCAGTTTTAATCTTAGCTGCAGGAAGTTCTAATAGATTAGGTGAACCTAAACAGTTACTAAAACATGAAGGCTCATCTCTATTAGAATTATCTGTAAAAAATGCTCTAAATCTAACTAAAAATGTTTTTGTTGTATTAGGACACAAAAAGAAAGAGTGTAAGGAAGAGATAAAAAAATATAGTGTAAATACTGTTTTTAACAGAGATTATGAGTTTGGAATGGGAACATCAATCTCTTTTGGTATTAAACATACAAAAGATTTTGATAATACTTTGATTATGTTGTGTGATCAACCTTTTATTCCCCTTGAACATTTTAAGGCATTAATAGAGAAAGCAGATAGTAAGAATATAATCTGTTCTTTATACGAACACAATTCAAAAAAATCAGTTCCTGCTCTTTTCCCAAAAGAGTATTATGAAAAGTTAGAAAAATTAGACAAAGATTTTGGTGCGAAATTCCTATTAAAAGATAATAAAACAATAGATGTTCTACTAAAAGAGAGCTTTACTGTAGATATTGATACTAAAGAGGATGTAAATAAGTTTTTAAATCTTTAG
- a CDS encoding XdhC family protein, giving the protein MFLDKHFIEFFENKKEKKLDIAVATVIETKGSTFSKVGNMMLIDSNGESIGVLGSKYLHEKVFQEAKKALIDGESYTFESIPKDESSGHGTSKYEIKPYFFDKNYSNLEELLNIDLVYSLLIFGSDSHVTPLVLMANLMGWRTTVIDVEIKKEFVGQADVLIELEKLEDVFTMDLSSYNGSVILSHSPKTDDKYLQALLNTNMNYIGMMGNRKNMQKKAEIFNLIDDDRFFAPVGLKIGGNTAQSIALSICAQIEAKKNGKI; this is encoded by the coding sequence ATGTTTTTGGATAAACATTTTATTGAGTTTTTTGAAAACAAAAAAGAGAAAAAGTTGGATATTGCAGTTGCAACTGTTATTGAAACTAAAGGCTCAACTTTTTCAAAAGTAGGCAATATGATGCTTATTGATTCCAATGGGGAGTCTATAGGCGTTTTAGGTAGTAAATATCTTCATGAAAAAGTTTTTCAAGAGGCTAAAAAAGCTTTGATTGATGGGGAAAGTTATACTTTTGAATCAATACCAAAAGATGAATCTTCTGGGCATGGTACAAGTAAGTATGAGATTAAACCATATTTTTTTGATAAAAACTATTCAAACTTGGAAGAGTTGTTAAATATTGATTTAGTATATTCTCTTTTGATTTTTGGTTCAGATTCTCATGTTACACCACTTGTTTTAATGGCAAATCTAATGGGATGGAGAACAACAGTTATTGATGTAGAGATAAAAAAAGAGTTTGTAGGGCAAGCTGATGTTTTAATTGAGTTAGAAAAATTAGAAGATGTTTTTACAATGGATTTAAGCTCATATAATGGCAGTGTAATATTAAGTCATAGCCCAAAAACAGATGATAAATATTTGCAAGCTTTGCTTAATACTAATATGAATTATATAGGAATGATGGGAAATAGAAAAAATATGCAAAAAAAAGCAGAGATATTTAACTTAATAGATGATGATAGATTTTTTGCTCCTGTTGGACTTAAAATAGGTGGGAATACTGCTCAATCCATTGCATTGTCTATTTGTGCTCAAATTGAGGCAAAAAAGAATGGAAAAATATAA
- a CDS encoding xanthine dehydrogenase family protein molybdopterin-binding subunit — protein sequence MNVSRRDFLKNTSLVGSAFIIGFYAPIKGRAKEAEKTNILEPNAFIKIDSDNTITFMIGQAEMGQGVYSTMSMCIADELDAAWEDIVFVPAPVDPIYNRPGMGIMLTGGSGSITNHQESIRKVGATVNSMLKKAAAKRWKVRVYDVITKDSYVINKKTNEKLSYGDLVEDIKSMKIPNDVTLKKESEFTLIGKPIKRHPKEVEEKITGKTKFGIDVRLENMKYACLIQPRVFGAKIKSFDDSKAKNMPGVLKIKQLPNEKIAVIANYWWQAKKASELVSVVWDEGEFKNISSKDLEKEYEAKVNAEDIPVMRKDGDINKAFDEAYKTVEADFHFPFLAHGMMEPLNCTVHHDKEKAFISLGSQFQTNVRDLCAEILGVEQQNVEYYNNYLGSSFGRRGPANFDYVKDAIYVAKDELWPIQTLWTREDDIKMGNYRPMTRLKTKLSIDSKGNITGLKGSIVSQSLVKGTIFEAFMFKDGIDASQREGFQNHPYSVPSNDLKAFCPESPIPVLWLRSVGHTVTAPAIETIVDQGAIAANMDPIDFRIKNLKDERFINLLKNVAKQSNWYKREKNSGYGVAIAESFGSIVAYVAKVKVENNDYKVEKVWGAVDCGYAFNPFNVENQILSAVNFAIGYTKYAEITIENGSTVQNNFYDYSVNRISDTPEIYVEIINSGAKIGGIGEPGVPPAFGAITNALFDVTGKRYTKYPIKLG from the coding sequence ATGAATGTTTCAAGAAGGGATTTTTTAAAGAATACATCATTAGTAGGTTCTGCTTTTATAATTGGATTTTATGCTCCTATTAAAGGTAGAGCAAAAGAGGCAGAAAAAACTAATATCTTAGAACCAAATGCTTTTATAAAGATTGATAGTGATAATACTATTACTTTTATGATTGGGCAAGCAGAAATGGGTCAAGGTGTTTACTCAACAATGTCAATGTGTATTGCAGATGAATTAGATGCTGCTTGGGAAGATATTGTTTTTGTTCCAGCTCCTGTAGATCCTATTTATAATAGACCAGGAATGGGCATCATGCTAACAGGTGGTTCAGGTTCTATTACAAATCATCAAGAAAGTATTAGAAAAGTTGGTGCTACAGTTAATAGTATGTTGAAAAAAGCAGCTGCAAAAAGATGGAAAGTAAGAGTTTATGATGTAATAACAAAAGACTCATATGTGATAAATAAAAAAACCAATGAAAAGTTATCTTATGGGGATTTGGTAGAAGATATTAAATCTATGAAAATACCAAATGATGTAACACTTAAAAAAGAGAGCGAATTTACATTAATTGGTAAACCAATAAAAAGACATCCAAAAGAAGTGGAAGAGAAAATTACTGGAAAAACTAAATTTGGTATTGATGTTAGATTAGAAAATATGAAATATGCTTGTCTAATTCAACCAAGAGTATTTGGGGCAAAAATAAAAAGTTTTGATGATTCAAAAGCAAAAAATATGCCAGGAGTTTTAAAAATAAAGCAACTTCCAAATGAAAAAATAGCTGTAATTGCTAATTATTGGTGGCAAGCTAAAAAAGCAAGTGAGCTTGTTTCTGTTGTATGGGATGAGGGTGAGTTTAAAAATATCAGTTCAAAAGATTTAGAAAAAGAGTATGAGGCTAAAGTTAATGCTGAAGATATCCCTGTTATGAGAAAAGATGGAGATATAAATAAAGCTTTTGATGAGGCCTATAAAACTGTTGAAGCTGATTTTCATTTTCCATTTTTGGCTCATGGTATGATGGAACCACTTAACTGTACTGTTCATCACGATAAAGAGAAAGCCTTTATCTCACTTGGAAGTCAATTTCAAACAAATGTAAGAGATCTTTGTGCAGAAATTTTAGGTGTTGAACAACAAAATGTTGAGTACTATAATAACTATTTAGGTAGCAGTTTTGGACGAAGAGGGCCAGCTAATTTTGACTATGTAAAAGATGCAATTTATGTTGCAAAAGATGAGTTATGGCCTATTCAAACACTTTGGACTAGAGAAGATGATATTAAAATGGGTAACTATAGACCAATGACCAGACTAAAAACAAAACTATCTATTGATAGTAAGGGTAATATTACAGGTCTTAAAGGTAGTATTGTAAGTCAATCCCTTGTAAAAGGAACAATATTTGAAGCTTTTATGTTTAAAGATGGAATTGATGCCTCTCAAAGGGAAGGTTTTCAAAATCACCCCTATAGTGTGCCAAGTAATGATTTAAAAGCCTTTTGTCCTGAATCACCAATTCCTGTTTTATGGTTGCGTTCTGTTGGGCATACTGTTACAGCTCCAGCAATTGAAACAATTGTAGATCAAGGTGCAATTGCAGCAAATATGGATCCAATTGATTTTAGAATTAAAAATCTAAAAGATGAGAGATTTATAAATCTTCTTAAAAATGTGGCAAAACAATCAAATTGGTACAAAAGAGAAAAAAATAGTGGTTATGGTGTAGCTATTGCTGAATCTTTTGGCTCTATAGTAGCTTATGTGGCAAAAGTAAAAGTAGAGAACAATGATTACAAGGTTGAAAAAGTTTGGGGTGCAGTTGATTGTGGTTATGCCTTTAATCCTTTTAATGTTGAAAACCAAATTTTAAGTGCTGTTAACTTTGCTATTGGTTATACAAAATATGCAGAGATAACAATAGAAAATGGTAGTACAGTACAAAACAACTTTTATGACTATTCTGTAAATAGAATTAGTGATACCCCTGAAATTTATGTTGAGATTATAAATTCAGGAGCAAAAATTGGTGGTATTGGAGAGCCTGGAGTTCCACCTGCATTTGGAGCAATAACAAATGCACTATTTGATGTAACAGGTAAAAGATATACAAAATACCCTATAAAATTGGGGTAA
- a CDS encoding (2Fe-2S)-binding protein, which translates to MELIVDKKKYKLKDISDDTPVLWALRDYLNITGVKFGCGVGMCGACTILLDGKAVRGCQTSIKEAIGKEITTIENSEDRVINTLRKYWKEEDVAQCGYCQPGQIINAAGLLKQNNKPTEQEIVDAMDGNICRCGTYNRIKIAIAKAAKEI; encoded by the coding sequence ATGGAATTAATCGTAGATAAGAAAAAATATAAACTAAAGGATATCTCTGATGATACTCCTGTTTTATGGGCTTTAAGAGATTATCTAAATATTACTGGGGTAAAGTTTGGATGTGGTGTTGGAATGTGTGGTGCCTGTACTATTTTGCTAGATGGAAAAGCAGTTAGAGGGTGTCAAACATCTATAAAAGAGGCTATAGGAAAAGAGATTACCACTATTGAAAATAGTGAAGATAGGGTAATTAATACTTTAAGAAAATATTGGAAAGAGGAAGATGTTGCCCAATGTGGGTATTGTCAACCAGGACAGATTATTAATGCTGCTGGTTTATTAAAACAAAATAACAAACCAACTGAGCAAGAGATAGTTGATGCTATGGATGGTAATATCTGTAGATGTGGTACTTATAATAGAATTAAAATAGCAATTGCAAAAGCAGCAAAGGAGATATAA